The Malus domestica chromosome 10, GDT2T_hap1 genome contains a region encoding:
- the LOC103446055 gene encoding protein argonaute 2-like, translating into MERGGGSGGYRGRGMGRGRGSDGGGGGRGDQGGYGRGNRGRGGGGGGERGRGGHGGGPQFHHHQPQQQQQQQRQPNQNRSQQARPNPWNSPAPARIWGPRAPAPPPSPAGPAPNISPAPDNLVPAMQSMAISRQAPASSSLDKAANLVQVKRPDNGGTKAIRTARLRANHFNLSFNPESIIMHYDVDVKPEHPAKNGLPVKISKSELSAIRNKLFSDDPSKFPLLSTAYDGEKNIFSAVPLPTGSFKVEIPEEEGTRFSSYIFTIKLAKELQLRKLKEYLSGQLLDIPRNILQSMDLVMKENPARRMIAVGRNFYPTEFDPNDDLGYGVAAFRGFQHSLKLTSQGPTLCLDYSVLAFHKRMSVTEFLQEQIRGFTLNDFKRFRREVEDALKGLKVTVTHRKTKQTYVIMGLTDKNAGEITFDAVDIDGQSPPRKVRLPDYFRDKYREIQYKNIPCLDLGKNGKRNDTPMEFCVLVEGQRYPKEYLGKEAAVMLKNISLPSPRDRQNMISNMVRSNDGPSGGGIIQNFGFEVNQNLTPVTGRVIVPPELKLGASDGKVIKVTVDREKCQWNLVGKTLVEGKPIKCWAVLDFSSSDRFKLDPNQFISKLIARCNRLGIRMGEPVLYETTSMRPFSSVQMLRPLLESVYEKAKKEGNGYLQLLVCVMSKRDPGYKHLKWIAETQIGIVTQCCLSNMANKANDQYLANLALKINAKLGGSNVELNDRLPLVGGAGHVMFVGADVNHPAARNTTSPSIAAVVATVNWPAANRYAARVRSQYHRVEKIMKFGDMCLELVESYERLNKVKPEKIIIFRDGVSEGQFDMVLNEELLDLKMAFESIKYHPTITLIVAQKRHHTRLFLENPRDGGSAGNISPGTVVDTTIVHPFEFDFYLCSHYGALGTSKPTHYHVLWDEHRFTSDQLQKLIYDLCFTFARCTKPVSLIPPVYYADLVAYRGRLYYESTEGQSPASVSSSSSSSSTHSPLSAASLDERFCKLHADLENIMFFV; encoded by the exons ATGGAAAGAGGCGGCGGTAGCGGTGGATACAGAGGAAGGGGAATGGGAAGAGGGAGAGgcagtgatggtggtggtggtggaagggGTGATCAAGGCGGGTATGGCAGAGGAAATAGAGGGAGAggtggaggaggtggaggagagagaggaagaggcgGTCATGGTGGCGGGCCACAGTTCCACCACCATCAGCCACAACAGCAGCAACAGCAGCAACGACAGCCGAATCAGAATCGGAGTCAGCAAGCGAGGCCTAATCCATGGAATAGTCCCGCTCCTGCCAGAATATGGGGCCCCAGAGCGCCTGCTCCGCCTCCATCTCCGGCCGGACCGGCCCCGAACATCTCTCCTGCTCCTG ATAATCTTGTTCCGGCAATGCAATCAATGGCAATTTCAAGACAGGCAcctgcttcatcttctttagaCAAGGCGGCCAATCTTGTCCAAGTAAAACGGCCTGATAATGGGGGCACAAAAGCTATCCGAACTGCTAGGCTTCGCGCTAATCATTTTAATCTCTCGTTCAATCCTGAAAGTATTATAATGCACTATGATGTTGATGTTAAACCGGAACACCCTGCTAAGAATGGCCTTCCTGTGAAGATATCAAAGTCTGAACTTTCTGCAATCAGGAACAAGTTATTCTCTGATGATCCTTCGAAATTTCCCTTGTTAAGTACCGCATATGATGGTGAAAAGAACATTTTCAGTGCAGTGCCGTTGCCCACTGGATCATTTAAGGTGGAGATTCCTGAGGAAGAAGGCACACGGTTCAGTTCGTACATTTTTACTATAAAGCTTGCGAAGGAGCTCCAGCTTCGCAAGTTGAAGGAGTACCTAAGCGGTCAGCTGTTGGATATCCCTCGTAATATATTGCAGAGTATGGATTTGGTTATGAAAGAGAATCCAGCTAGACGCATGATAGCTGTTGGGCGAAACTTTTACCCTACTGAATTTGATCCAAACGATGACCTTGGATATGGTGTTGCTGCCTTCAGAGGTTTTCAGCATAGCTTGAAGCTCACATCCCAGGGTCCTACCTTGTGTCTCGATTACTCAGTCTTGGCATTTCATAAGCGCATGTCAGTTACAGAATTTCTCCAAGAGCAGATAAGGGGTTTTACATTAAATGATTTCAAGAGGTTTAGGAGAGAGGTTGAGGATGCATTGAAGGGATTGAAAGTTACTGTGACTCACCGGAAAACCAAGCAAACGTACGTCATCATGGGGCTGACTGATAAGAATGCAGGAGAAATTACATTTGATGCTGTAGACATAGATGGCCAGAGTCCACCAAGGAAAGTTAGACTTCCTGATTATTTCAGGGACAAATACAGAGAGATACAGTACAAAAACATTCCCTGCTTGGATTTAGGGAAAAATGGTAAAAGGAATGATACACCAATGGAGTTCTGTGTCTTAGTTGAGGGGCAAAGGTATCCAAAGGAGTATTTGGGGAAAGAAGCAGCCGTCATGCTGAAGAACATCTCATTGCCTTCACCAAGAGACAGACAGAACATGATATCCAACATGGTACGATCAAATGATGGACCTTCCGG TGGTGGCATCATTCAAAATTTTGGATTTGAGGTCAACCAGAATCTGACACCAGTGACAGGGCGTGTGATTGTCCCACCTGAGTTGAAGTTGGGTGCTTCTGATGGCAAGGTGATTAAGGTGACTGTTGACAGAGAGAAATGTCAATGGAATCTGGTTGGGAAGACTCTTGTGGAAGGAAAACCAATCAAGTGCTGGGCCGTGCTTGACTTCAGCAGTTCTGATCGTTTCAAACTGGACCCTAACCAGTTCATCTCAAAGCTCATCGCTCGGTGCAACAGACTGGGAATCAGAATGGGAGAACCTGTTTTGTATGAAACCACTTCAATGAGGCCATTCTCTAGTGTTCAGATGCTTCGTCCACTGCTTGAAAGCGTCTATGAAAAGGCAAAAAAAGAAGGCAATGGCTACTTGCAGTTACTTGTTTGTGTAATGTCTAAAAGAGACCCTGGTTACAAGCATCTGAAGTGGATTGCTGAGACTCAAATTGGTATAGTGACGCAGTGCTGCTTGTCAAATATGGCCAACAAAGCAAATGACCAGTACCTTGCAAATCTTGCACTCAAGATCAATGCCAAGCTTGGAGGCAGTAATGTAGAGCTAAATGATCGGCTCCCCCTTGTAGGGGGTGCAGGCCATGTTATGTTTGTGGGGGCTGATGTCAATCATCCTGCCGCGCGAAACACAACAAGTCCATCAATTGCAGCAGTTGTTGCCACTGTAAACTGGCCTGCTGCGAATCGTTATGCTGCACGAGTTCGATCCCAGTACCATCGTGTGGAGAAGATAATGAAATTTGGAGACATGTGTCTGGAGCTTGTTGAATCTTATGAGCGATTGAATAAAGTCAAGCCAGAGAAAATTATTATCTTCCGTGATGGAGTCAGTGAGGGCCAGTTTGATATGGTTCTCAACGAAGAGTTGCTAGATCTGAAGATGGCTTTTGAAAGTATAAAATACCATCCAACCATCACACTTATTGTTGCCCAGAAGCGGCACCATACTCGTCTGTTTCTGGAGAATCCAAGGGATGGGGGTTCCGCAGGCAATATATCACCGGGAACTGTTGTGGACACAACAATCGTGCACCCGTTTGAGTTTGACTTCTATCTTTGCAGTCATTACGGAGCCCTTGGAACAAGCAAACCCACACACTACCATGTTCTTTGGGACGAGCATCGGTTTACCTCAGATCAATTACAGAAGCTTATATATGACTTGTGCTTCACCTTTGCAAGATGTACAAAACCTGTATCATTGATCCCACCGGTGTACTATGCCGACCTCGTGGCATATAGGGGGCGATTATACTACGAGAGTACGGAGGGACAGTCTCCAGCTTCAGTATCCTCCTCCTCGTCCTCCTCCTCGACACATTCACCGCTGTCAGCGGCTTCTCTTGATGAAAGGTTCTGCAAACTGCACGCTGACTTGGAAAACATAATGTTTTTCGTGTGA
- the LOC103446054 gene encoding protein argonaute 2-like, whose translation MESSGGGEWRKGRWRDSDGDERGSGGDKEIGRGGWGSYGGSRGGGGRGSQYHRQQPPQEQHDNKWGRPGRPSPWSGRPNRAWVSTAPTPASPALANSPPTSPPPPDTFVPRLRSLEISKQTPPSSSSGNADKNLSAKRPDNGGTKAIQTVMLRSNHFNISFNPESIIMHYGVDVKSETPAPNHMKISKSELSAIRKKLSSDKPTDFPLSSTAYDGEKNIFSAVRLPTGSFKVEVPDEEDTRFTTYIFTIKLVNELKLCKLKEYMSGHLLSIPRDILHGMDLVMKENPSRRLIAVGRNYYPVDTSLNDDLGHGISASRGFQDSVRLTSQGPSLCLDYSVLAFYKRLPVIDFLQEQITGFTLNNFERFRREVERVLRGLKVTVMHRKTKQKYIIKGLTDKNAGDITFYDVDIDGQFPPRKVRLVDYFRERYKGIQYKDIPCLDLGKNGRRNDTPMEFCVLAEGQKYSKERLDREAAMMLRSRSLAQPRDRQRKICDIIQSDDGPCGGGIIENFGIEINKNMTPVTGRVIGPPELKFGASDGKVNKVTVDREKCNWNLIGKSVMEGKPINRWALLDFTCHDRFVLNHGFIPKLINRCNELGIRMEEPLSYQGTTMRPFSSVQMLRQVLESVNEEVHKKGKGYLQLIICVMPRRDPGYKYLKWISETQIGIVTQCCLSNMANKANEKYLGNLALKINAKLGGSNVELIDRLPLFGGAGHVMFMGADVNHPAAQNKKSPSIAAVVATVNWPALNRYAARVRPQQHRSERILSFGDMCLELVETYERLNKVKPDRIVVFRDGVSEGQFDMVLNEELLDMKRAFGCKKYYPTITLVVAQKRHHTRLFLENVKDGSPTCNVLPGTVVDTTIVHPFEFDFYLCSHYGSLGTSKPTHYYVLWDEHRFTSDQLQKLIYDLCFTLARCTKPVALVPPVYYADLVAYRGRLYHESIERQSRDSVSSSSYYSSSSSAAAALASSPHSVASLDDKFYKLHADLENIMFFI comes from the exons ATGGAAAGCAGCGGCGGCGGCGAATGGCGAAAAGGAAGATGGAGAGACAGTGACGGCGATGAAAGAGGGAGTGGAGGAGACAAAGAGATAGGAAGAGGCGGTTGGGGAAGTTATGGTGGTTCCAGGGGTGGTGGTGGTAGAGGGTCCCAGTACCACCGTCAACAACCACCGCAGGAGCAGCATGATAACAAGTGGGGCCGTCCGGGGAGACCTTCTCCATGGAGCGGTAGGCCCAACAGAGCGTGGGTGTCCACAGCGCCCACCCCTGCATCTCCAGCCCTAGCGAACTCTCCTCCTACTTCCCCTCCTCCTCCTG ATACTTTTGTTCCTCGATTGCGATCTCTGGAAATTTCGAAACAGACGcctccttcatcttcttcgGGCAATGCAGACAAGAATCTCTCAGCAAAACGGCCAGACAACGGAGGCACAAAAGCTATCCAAACTGTTATGCTTCGTTCTAATCATTTTAATATCTCGTTCAATCCTGAGAGTATCATAATGCACTACGGTGTTGATGTCAAATCAGAGACCCCTGCTCCTAATCATATGAAAATTTCCAAGTCTGAGCTCTCTGCAATCAGGAAGAAGCTATCCTCTGATAAACCTACGGACTTTCCATTGTCAAGTACTGCATACGATGGTGAAAAGAACATCTTCAGTGCAGTGCGGTTGCCCACTGGATCATTTAAGGTAGAGGTTCCTGATGAAGAAGACACGCGGTTTACTACATACATATTTACTATAAAGTTAGTAAACGAGCTCAAGCTTTGCAAGTTGAAGGAGTACATGAGTGGCCACCTATTGTCTATCCCTCGTGATATATTACACGGTATGGATTTGGTGATGAAAGAGAATCCAAGTAGGCGCTTGATTGCTGTTGGGCGAAACTATTACCCTGTGGATACTAGTCTAAACGATGACCTTGGACATGGTATTTCTGCATCTAGAGGGTTTCAAGATTCTGTAAGGCTCACTTCCCAAGGTCCTTCCCTGTGTCTTGACTACTCAGTCCTGGCATTTTATAAGCGCTTGCCAGTTATAGATTTTCTCCAAGAGCAGATTACGGGTTTTACTTTAAATAATTTCGAGAGGTTTAGGAGAGAGGTTGAGCGTGTGTTGAGAGGACTGAAAGTAACTGTGATGCACCGTAAAACCAAGCAAAAGTACATCATCAAGGGGCTGACTGATAAGAATGCAGGAGATATTACATTTTATGATGTAGACATAGATGGCCAGTTTCCGCCAAGGAAAGTTAGACTTGTCGATTATTTCAGGGAAAGATACAAGGGAATCCAGTATAAAGACATTCCTTGCTTGGATTTGGGGAAAAATGGTAGAAGGAACGATACACCTATGGAGTTCTGTGTGTTAGCTGAGGGGCAAAAGTATTCAAAGGAGCGCTTGGACAGAGAAGCAGCCATGATGTTGAGGAGTAGGTCATTGGCTCAACCGCGTGATAGGCAGAGGAAGATATGCGACATTATACAATCTGATGATGGACCCTGTGG TGGTGgcataattgaaaattttggaattgaAATTAACAAGAATATGACACCAGTAACAGGGCGTGTCATTGGCCCACCAGAATTGAAGTTCGGTGCTTCTGATGGCAAGGTGAATAAGGTAACCGTTGACAGAGAGAAATGCAACTGGAATCTGATTGGAAAGTCTGTAATGGAAGGAAAACCAATCAATCGCTGGGCTTTACTTGACTTCACCTGTCATGATCGATTTGTACTGAACCACGGCTTCATCCCAAAGCTCATCAATCGGTGCAATgagctgggaatcagaatggAAGAGCCTCTTTCATACCAAGGCACTACAATGAGACCCTTCTCTAGTGTTCAGATGCTTCGCCAGGTACTTGAAAGTGTTAATGAAGAGGTACACAAGAAAGGAAAAGGCTACTTGCAATTAATTATTTGTGTAATGCCTAGAAGAGATCCTGGTTACAAGTATCTGAAGTGGATCTCCGAGACTCAAATTGGTATAGTGACACAGTGCTGCTTGTCAAATATGGCCAACAAAGCAAATGAAAAGTATCTTGGAAACCTTGCACTTAAGATTAATGCAAAGCTTGGAGGTAGTAATGTAGAGCTAATTGATCGGCTCCCCCTCTTTGGGGGTGCAGGCCATGTTATGTTTATGGGGGCCGATGTCAATCATCCTGCtgcgcaaaacaaaaaaagtccATCAATTGCGGCTGTTGTTGCCACTGTAAACTGGCCTGCTTTGAATCGTTATGCTGCACGAGTTCGACCCCAGCAACACCGTAGCGAAAGGATATTGAGTTTTGGAGACATGTGCCTGGAGCTTGTTGAAACTTATGAGCGATTGAATAAAGTCAAGCCAGACAGAATTGTTGTCTTCCGTGATGGAGTCAGTGAGGGCCAGTTTGATATGGTTCTAAATGAAGAGTTACTAGATATGAAGAGGGCTTTCGGATGTAAAAAATACTATCCTACCATAACACTTGTTGTTGCCCAAAAGCGGCACCATACTCGTTTGTTTCTAGAGAATGTGAAGGATGGGAGTCCAACATGCAATGTGTTACCGGGAACTGTTGTGGATACAACAATCGTGCACCCGTTTGAGTTTGACTTTTATCTTTGCAGTCATTATGGATCCCTCGGAACAAGCAAACCCACACACTACTATGTTCTTTGGGATGAGCATAGGTTTACCTCTGACCAATTGCAGAAGCTCATTTATGACTTATGCTTCACCTTAGCAAGGTGTACTAAACCTGTAGCTTTGGTACCACCGGTATACTATGCTGACCTTGTTGCATATAGAGGGCGGTTATACCATGAGAGTATCGAGCGACAGTCTCGAGATTCAGTATCTTCCTCCTCCTACTATTCCTCATCAtcatcagcagcagcagcattgGCATCGTCACCACACTCAGTGGCTTCTCTAGATGATAAGTTTTATAAATTGCATGCTGACCTGGAAAACATAATGTTTTTCATATGA